In the genome of Coregonus clupeaformis isolate EN_2021a chromosome 11, ASM2061545v1, whole genome shotgun sequence, one region contains:
- the si:dkey-30c15.2 gene encoding transmembrane protein 116 codes for MDPLNGTLSNDQITGLSTVYLVSLSLSLIGSFSVLVVSIARRRHLQEQVQPLVQLALADLLAAATLMFTNVMNETDSFTHSVLICKRLLPLSLTFYCVSFLLVIVYAWESKHAIEGWRERPREEESQCRRRVVVLPVYTLVWFTPLVMYFAYIMTLVLTTADLVPASHGTANNSEVSTYCTSCILFLHIWRDHCSDIEQIHDMFMRCFLFFSVILVLVCCTVVYYKVGSLYRSYEEGLFPVEGDARSRKRLRGVFSTVRYMIVVIIFCWTPALLLVVLSVMPDIPQEKLFPLYVIQAVTVSLQGCLNSVVYAWRRPNFRDAVLGERMPLLSQDAPLSFFDESLRGPPE; via the exons ATGGATCCTTTGAATGGAACTTTAAGTAACGACCAG ATCACTGGTCTCTCGACTGTGTACCTGGTATCTCTGTCTTTAAG TTTGATTGGGAGTTTTTCAGTGCTGGTTGTTTCCATCGCAAGGAGGAGGCACTTACAAGAACAG GTGCAGCCCCTGGTCCAGCTGGCTCTAGCTGATCTGTTGGCAGCAGCCACCCTGATGTTCACCAACGTAATGAATGAGACTGACAGCTTCACCCACAGTGTGTTAATCTGTAAACGCCTACTGCCTCTGTCACTG ACGTTTTACTGTGTGTCGTTCCTGCTGGTGATAGTGTATGCTTGGGAGTCAAAGCATGCCATCGAGGGATGGCGGGAGAGAccaagagaggaagag TCCCAGTGTAGACGAAGGGTGGTGGTTTTGCCTGTATATACACTTGTATG GTTTACGCCGTTGGTGATGTACTTTGCGTACATTATGACTTTAGTCCTGACCACAGCGGACTTGGTACCAGCCAGCCACGGGACGGCAAACAACAGTGAAGTTAGCACATActgcaccag CTGTATCCTCTTCCTACATATCTGGAGGGACCACTGCTCAGATATA GAACAGATCCATGACATGTTCATGCGATGCTTCCTCTTCTTCAGTGTGATACTAGTGTTGGTGTGCTGCACG GTGGTTTACTACAAGGTGGGCAGCTTGTATCGCAGTTACGAGGAGGGACTATTTCCTGTGGAGGGAGACGCACGTTCCAGGAAACGACTGAGGGGTGTGTTCTCCACTGTTCGCTACATGATAGTGGTTATCATCTTCTGCTGGACACCAG CTCTTCTTCTAGTTGTCCTGTCTGTGATGCCAGACATACCTCAAGAGAAGCTCTTCCCCCTCTATGTTATACAG GCGGTGACGGTGTCGCTGCAGGGCTGTCTGAACAGCGTGGTCTACGCCTGGAGACGACCAAACTTCAGAGACGCTGTGCTTGGAGAGAGGATGCCCCTGCTCAGCCAAGACGCCCCCCTGTCCTTCTTTGACGAATCACTGAGGGGGCCGCCAGAGTGA